The Chryseobacterium shigense region ATATTAAAATTTGTTAATATGAATGTTAAACTACGTGTATTGAGTGTTGGAGCGTTGTTCTTTATCGGAACTACTGCTTTCGCACAAAAAACGAAAAAAGACACCGCATCTACTACGCAGATTGAGGAGGTAGTAATGGTTGGATTCGGACAGAAGAAAACGGTGCAGGAGATTACAGGGGCTACAAGTACGATGACAGCCAAGGCTATTGAAGATTTACCAGTTGCTTCGGTTGATAAAATGTTACAAGGTAGAGTTACCGGTGTTCAGACTGGTAGTTCTTCTGGTCAGCCGGGTGGTTTTGCGAATGTAAGAGTTAGAGGGGTTTCATCTATCAATGGAGTAACTACTCCAATTTATATCGTTGACGGTGTTAGGGTAGCAAACGGAAGTTTGGGGACAGCTAACGGAACAGCATTACTTACCAATATTCTTGCTAACTTAAGCCCTGATGATGTAGAAAGTATTACAGTATTAAAAGATGCTGTTTCTACAGCTGTTTATGGTGCAGACGCAGGTGCGGGTGTAATTGTAATCACAACTAAATCCGGTAAGAAAGGAAAGCCAAGATTTAATTTGTCATTTAACAGCGGTTTTAACCAGCAAGCTGTTGATATGGCAAGAAACTTCTCTGCCGGTGAGTATAAGACATATTTAAGAGATATGTTCAATAACTCATTGAGTTCAAACTATTCTATCGAGGAGATTGCTGGTGGTGCTCTAGCTGGTAAAATCTCAGCTTCTGCAAATGCACAGGCTGTGGCTGTTATGTCTTCTCCTTATGACACAAACTGGCTGGATGTTGTTAGAAAAGATGGCTACCAGCAGAATGCGGATTTCAGCATGTCAGGAGGTAATGAGAGGTTTACCTATTATGCGGCTGCAAATATGTTCGAGCAAAACAGTATTATTATGAACTCTTTCTTCAAAAGATTATCATATACTACAAAATTAAGCTATCAGGCAACAGATAAATTAAAGATCAGCACAGATTTCCAGATCTCTCATAGTAAAACAAGAACTTTGAGTGATGGTGGTGCATTCTCTAACCCGATGCTTGCACAATATTTTAACAGACCGACGGATCCTGCAAGAAATGCAGACGGTTCTTGGTACTTAGGGAATCCTGCAAACAGCAGATTAAGTAATAATCAATTTAACGTTGGCTATTTGCTTGAGAACAACTATATCCAGGCTGGAACATTCAGAGCTTTTGCCAATCTTAATGTTGAGTATAAAATCTTAAAGAATTTAACTTATAGATTTGTATTCTCACCAGAATATGTAAATATGGAAGAAGATACATATTGGAACCCTCTTCATGGAGACGGATATACATATGGTGGATACAAAAGAACTTCTAATAATAGATATTTTAATTTCAACATACAGAATATCTTAGATTATTCACAAAAATTTGGAAAACATAATGTAGGAGTTTCTTTAATTCAGGAAGCATATAAAACTGATAGAAAGTTTTTAATGGCTACAGGAATTACTGTAGGTTCACCAGCACTTGAAACTTTAAGGAATTTTGTTGTACCTTATGGTTTTGATGGAACTCAAACAATCACATCCAGATACGGATATGCTGTAACAGGACATTATGACTATGATAAGCTATTCTTA contains the following coding sequences:
- a CDS encoding SusC/RagA family TonB-linked outer membrane protein gives rise to the protein MNVKLRVLSVGALFFIGTTAFAQKTKKDTASTTQIEEVVMVGFGQKKTVQEITGATSTMTAKAIEDLPVASVDKMLQGRVTGVQTGSSSGQPGGFANVRVRGVSSINGVTTPIYIVDGVRVANGSLGTANGTALLTNILANLSPDDVESITVLKDAVSTAVYGADAGAGVIVITTKSGKKGKPRFNLSFNSGFNQQAVDMARNFSAGEYKTYLRDMFNNSLSSNYSIEEIAGGALAGKISASANAQAVAVMSSPYDTNWLDVVRKDGYQQNADFSMSGGNERFTYYAAANMFEQNSIIMNSFFKRLSYTTKLSYQATDKLKISTDFQISHSKTRTLSDGGAFSNPMLAQYFNRPTDPARNADGSWYLGNPANSRLSNNQFNVGYLLENNYIQAGTFRAFANLNVEYKILKNLTYRFVFSPEYVNMEEDTYWNPLHGDGYTYGGYKRTSNNRYFNFNIQNILDYSQKFGKHNVGVSLIQEAYKTDRKFLMATGITVGSPALETLRNFVVPYGFDGTQTITSRYGYAVTGHYDYDKLFLLDASYRRDVLSQFTPGSKAGNFWSIGGGVDLARLDFIKDMNTISMAKFRASYGKLGNQVNANPYALYLYDLNYNDYAGARYYNIYNPNLSWETVNPLNIGLDLGFLRNRITVTAEYYNKKTNDLIYNVPLSPSQGGIINDNGTIRYGLMLDNVGTLVNKGFEFAVNADIFKGDRDQVNWSIGANLSTLKNEVTELYGGAVNTATTTLRVGEGARTFYLRKWAGVDSSNGDPLWYINGNDGETTNDYNKAQQAVQGSFLSTVFGGANTSISYKGFALDLQFTYGFGGKIYDNWANYTYSDGQYSLNYPGYGDVMGDYWTPQNTGASNPKPLYGGNKLSNQASTRYLYDADYIRLSNARFGYTFNGDFLKGSGLNSVQVYVMANNAWTHNFDDRLKFDPETNISGTTNLSLPVLKSYLFGVNVSF